The Nitriliruptor alkaliphilus DSM 45188 genome includes a region encoding these proteins:
- a CDS encoding aspartate-semialdehyde dehydrogenase, with protein MGIKIAVVGATGAVGREVRHLLATRDIDIEGDPVLLASARSAGTKLAWRDGEVEVREVSEDAFAGVDIAIFSAGGARSKEWGPIAAAQGAVVVDNSSAFRMDDDVPLVVSEVNPEALRTRPKGIVANPNCTTMVLMVAVKPLHDAFGLTDVVATSYQAAGGAGQAGIRELLEQSAKLVGDEERLRSRGLEAEAAVEAETFSKAIAFNTLPHCGNFADDRYTDEEWKLVNESRKILGLPALRVSPTCVRVPVVVGHGIAARLSFAEPVTRDGLMAALEGAPGLVIEDGTGQDGEALAYPSTLGSAGRDEVIVGRVREDLADPHSANLFVAGDNLLKGAALNAVQLAELIAAGG; from the coding sequence ATGGGGATCAAGATCGCCGTCGTCGGCGCCACCGGAGCGGTGGGCCGTGAGGTGCGCCACCTGCTCGCCACCCGTGACATCGACATCGAGGGGGACCCGGTCCTGCTCGCCTCCGCCCGCTCTGCGGGGACCAAGCTGGCGTGGCGGGACGGCGAGGTCGAGGTCCGCGAGGTCAGCGAGGACGCCTTCGCCGGTGTCGACATCGCCATCTTCTCGGCCGGCGGGGCTCGGTCGAAGGAGTGGGGCCCGATCGCGGCCGCGCAGGGTGCGGTCGTGGTGGACAACAGCTCGGCGTTCCGGATGGACGACGACGTGCCGCTGGTGGTCAGCGAGGTCAACCCCGAGGCGCTGCGGACGCGGCCCAAGGGGATCGTGGCCAACCCCAACTGCACCACGATGGTGCTGATGGTCGCGGTCAAGCCCCTCCACGACGCGTTCGGTCTGACCGACGTGGTGGCCACCAGCTACCAGGCGGCCGGCGGTGCGGGTCAGGCCGGCATCCGCGAGCTGCTCGAGCAGAGCGCCAAGCTGGTCGGCGACGAGGAGCGGTTGCGTTCGCGCGGGCTCGAGGCCGAAGCCGCCGTCGAGGCCGAGACCTTCAGCAAGGCGATCGCCTTCAACACCCTGCCGCACTGCGGCAACTTCGCCGACGACCGCTACACCGACGAGGAGTGGAAGCTCGTCAACGAGTCGCGCAAGATCCTCGGCCTGCCGGCCCTGCGCGTCTCGCCGACCTGCGTCCGCGTCCCGGTGGTCGTGGGCCACGGCATCGCCGCACGGCTGAGCTTCGCCGAGCCGGTCACGCGCGATGGCCTGATGGCGGCCCTCGAGGGTGCGCCGGGGCTGGTCATCGAGGACGGGACGGGTCAGGACGGCGAAGCGCTGGCCTACCCGAGCACGCTCGGGTCGGCCGGTCGCGACGAGGTCATCGTCGGCCGCGTCCGCGAGGATCTCGCCGATCCGCACAGCGCCAACCTGTTCGTGGCCGGTGACAACCTCCTGAAGGGGGCGGCGCTCAACGCCGTCCAGCTCGCGGAGCTGATCGCCGCGGGGGGCTGA
- a CDS encoding aspartate kinase, with translation MAIVVQKYGGTSVGDTDRMKRVADRVARTHRDGNQTVVVVSAMGKTTDDLVAMAQRISDAPPQRELDILLTSGERISMSLLAMALAEHGVPAKSFTGSQAGIITDAVHGKARILEITPGRVQEALDEGNVVIVAGFQGVSQDTKDITSLGRGGSDTTAVALAAALGADVCEIYTDVDGVFTADPRIVATARKLSYVSYEEALEMTAHGAGVLQTRSVEFGRNHGVRIHVRSSFSYTPGTWVGPREESTVEDAIISGVAHDTSEAKVTVMKVSDQPGIAAKLFSTLADAKINIDMIVQNVSADGRTDISFTLPRGDTNQARAILEPYAEAIGAEGVLVDENVAKVSLVGAGMKTHPGVAARMFSALSAAGVNIEMISTSTIRVSVVIAKDQVEPAVLAVHEAFGLSEDLVVAEEGA, from the coding sequence GTGGCCATCGTGGTGCAGAAGTACGGCGGAACATCGGTCGGCGACACCGACCGGATGAAGCGCGTGGCCGATCGTGTGGCCCGCACCCACCGTGACGGCAACCAGACGGTGGTCGTGGTCTCGGCCATGGGCAAGACCACCGACGATCTGGTCGCGATGGCGCAACGCATCTCCGACGCACCTCCGCAGCGCGAGCTCGACATCCTGCTCACCTCCGGTGAGCGCATCTCGATGTCGCTGCTGGCGATGGCCCTCGCCGAGCACGGCGTGCCGGCCAAGTCGTTCACCGGGTCGCAGGCCGGCATCATCACCGACGCGGTGCACGGCAAGGCCCGCATCCTGGAGATCACACCGGGTCGTGTGCAGGAGGCCCTCGACGAGGGCAACGTGGTCATCGTCGCCGGGTTCCAGGGTGTCAGCCAGGACACCAAGGACATCACCAGCCTCGGTCGTGGTGGTTCCGACACCACCGCCGTCGCCCTGGCCGCCGCCCTCGGCGCCGACGTCTGCGAGATCTACACCGACGTGGACGGGGTCTTCACCGCCGATCCCCGCATCGTCGCGACCGCGAGGAAGCTGTCCTACGTCTCCTACGAGGAGGCGCTCGAGATGACCGCCCACGGCGCCGGGGTCCTGCAGACCCGGTCGGTGGAGTTCGGTCGCAACCACGGCGTGCGCATCCACGTGCGCTCGTCGTTCAGCTACACGCCCGGCACCTGGGTCGGGCCGAGGGAGGAGTCCACCGTGGAGGACGCCATCATCAGCGGTGTCGCGCACGACACCTCCGAGGCCAAGGTGACCGTCATGAAGGTCTCCGACCAGCCCGGGATCGCCGCGAAGCTGTTCTCGACGCTCGCGGACGCCAAGATCAACATCGACATGATCGTGCAGAACGTGTCGGCGGATGGGCGCACCGACATCTCCTTCACCCTTCCGCGGGGGGACACCAACCAGGCCCGCGCCATCCTCGAGCCCTACGCCGAGGCGATCGGTGCCGAGGGTGTGCTCGTCGACGAGAACGTCGCGAAGGTGTCGCTCGTCGGTGCTGGCATGAAGACCCACCCCGGGGTCGCCGCGAGGATGTTCAGCGCGCTGTCGGCGGCGGGTGTCAACATCGAGATGATCTCGACCTCGACCATCCGGGTCTCGGTCGTGATCGCCAAGGATCAGGTCGAGCCCGCCGTGCTCGCCGTCCACGAGGCGTTCGGGCTGTCCGAGGACCTCGTCGTCGCGGAGGAGGGCGCCTGA
- the recR gene encoding recombination mediator RecR translates to MYEGAVQDLIDELGRLPGVGPKSAQRIAFHILQVEPTDARRLAATIVKVKDTVRFCQRCWNITEQEECRICRDPRRDGSVLCVVEEARDVVAIERTREYRGRYHVLGGAISPIDGIGPDDLHVKELIGRLDGEPVGEIILATNPNVEGEATASYLSRLLTPLGVRVTRLASGLPVGGDLDYADEVTLGRAFSGRRDI, encoded by the coding sequence GTGTACGAGGGTGCCGTCCAGGATCTCATCGACGAGCTCGGCCGCCTCCCGGGCGTCGGGCCCAAGAGCGCGCAACGGATCGCCTTCCACATCCTCCAGGTCGAGCCGACCGATGCGCGCCGCCTCGCGGCGACGATCGTGAAGGTCAAGGACACGGTCCGCTTCTGTCAGCGGTGTTGGAACATCACCGAGCAGGAGGAGTGCCGCATCTGCCGGGACCCCCGGCGGGACGGTTCGGTGCTGTGCGTGGTCGAGGAGGCCCGCGACGTGGTCGCCATCGAACGCACCCGCGAGTACCGCGGCCGCTACCACGTGCTCGGCGGCGCCATCTCGCCGATCGACGGCATCGGCCCGGACGACCTCCACGTCAAGGAGTTGATCGGTCGCCTCGACGGTGAGCCGGTCGGCGAGATCATCCTCGCCACCAACCCCAACGTCGAGGGTGAGGCGACCGCCTCGTACCTCTCGCGTCTGCTGACCCCGCTCGGTGTCCGGGTGACCCGCCTGGCCAGCGGCCTCCCGGTCGGCGGTGATCTCGACTACGCCGACGAGGTCACCCTCGGACGCGCCTTCTCCGGCCGCCGCGACATCTGA
- a CDS encoding DUF1648 domain-containing protein gives MNTTPNATAPLVPTPGTPWRRGAEVAIVVVAVIVTVVAPLLVWNRLPDPLASHWGWSGAPDQGLPRIAELLVVVGAALIVGAGPLVAARTRMPRMHARLLVATATGGSVLFAVLRVVTLRANLDAPTWEDAAHLSATTGLVAVAATLLAAALGAWLAGDRPDLPIATTPAVPFEVAPGEAVVWSGTTSGRIGVILPCILLAIAALGAWLLPADARLPVLIVLPLVAVATTLLGQARVTVGPRGVVVGLGWFGWPRLTVPLEEVADVAVEEVTPASYGGWGLRQMPGTVAVVIRRGPGLRISRTNGRSFVVTVDGAAEAAGVLLAHRKAAADGAST, from the coding sequence ATGAACACCACGCCCAACGCCACCGCTCCCCTCGTGCCGACGCCGGGCACGCCCTGGCGCCGCGGCGCCGAGGTCGCCATCGTGGTGGTCGCCGTCATCGTGACCGTGGTCGCGCCCCTGCTGGTCTGGAACCGGCTGCCCGACCCCCTCGCCTCCCACTGGGGCTGGTCGGGCGCACCCGACCAGGGGTTGCCCCGCATCGCCGAGCTCCTGGTGGTCGTCGGCGCCGCGCTCATCGTCGGCGCCGGGCCGCTGGTTGCGGCTCGGACCCGGATGCCGCGGATGCACGCGCGCCTGCTCGTGGCGACCGCCACGGGGGGAAGCGTGCTGTTCGCCGTGCTCCGGGTGGTGACGCTCCGCGCCAACCTGGATGCCCCTACGTGGGAGGACGCGGCGCACCTGAGCGCGACCACGGGGCTGGTCGCCGTCGCTGCGACGCTGCTGGCCGCAGCCCTCGGTGCGTGGCTCGCCGGGGACCGGCCCGACCTCCCGATCGCGACCACCCCGGCTGTACCGTTCGAGGTGGCGCCAGGTGAGGCCGTCGTCTGGTCGGGCACCACGTCCGGCCGGATCGGGGTGATCCTCCCGTGCATCCTGCTCGCGATCGCGGCGCTGGGCGCGTGGCTGCTGCCCGCGGACGCGCGGCTGCCGGTCCTCATCGTGCTGCCGCTGGTGGCCGTCGCGACCACGCTGCTGGGACAGGCCCGGGTCACGGTCGGCCCGCGTGGGGTGGTGGTGGGCCTCGGGTGGTTCGGCTGGCCCCGGCTGACCGTGCCGCTCGAGGAGGTCGCCGACGTCGCGGTCGAGGAGGTCACGCCGGCTAGCTACGGCGGGTGGGGTCTGCGCCAGATGCCCGGAACGGTCGCCGTGGTGATCCGCCGCGGTCCCGGACTTCGGATCTCCCGGACCAACGGCCGCAGCTTCGTCGTCACCGTCGATGGCGCGGCCGAGGCGGCCGGCGTCCTGCTCGCCCACCGGAAGGCGGCCGCGGACGGGGCCTCGACCTGA
- a CDS encoding flotillin family protein, giving the protein MFDFILNSPLVAGIIGAVLLLIIVAYLIVSRIKVAGPNEAYIITGRKGSPVKNPETGEVSHDMSGQKVVMGASVFVLPFVQKLHVMDLSSRRISVSIRGAVSSQGIKADLDGVAVVKVGGNEDAIRAASQRFLTQQREVDTFTTEVLAGSLRAIVGRLTVEEIIKDRATFASAVAEEAETSLTNQGLTLDTFQLQDIQAEGDYLNDLGRPEAARVEQTAKIAEARANQAAEEERLRAEEAVAIQNRQLQLKNAEIKAETDEAQAQAAAAGPLREAARNREVIQEQELVAEREAALRDRQLDTEVRKPADAERYRIEQEAEARKNSAIFDAEAEKARRARMAEAVELEGRAEAEAIRAKGEAEAEARRKNAEAFNLYGQAATLDLITAVLPELVSAASEPLSAVERMTVISTDGASEIAKTVASNVEQGMQIGSDLTGLDLRALLARLGGEEDDDSASATG; this is encoded by the coding sequence ATGTTCGACTTCATCCTCAACTCGCCCCTGGTGGCGGGGATCATCGGCGCGGTGCTGCTGCTGATCATCGTGGCCTACCTGATCGTGTCGCGGATCAAGGTGGCCGGCCCGAACGAGGCCTACATCATCACCGGGCGGAAGGGGTCGCCCGTCAAGAACCCCGAGACCGGCGAGGTCTCGCACGACATGAGCGGCCAGAAGGTCGTCATGGGTGCCAGCGTCTTCGTGCTGCCGTTCGTCCAGAAGCTGCACGTGATGGACCTGTCCAGCCGTCGCATCTCGGTCAGCATCCGCGGGGCGGTCTCCTCGCAGGGCATCAAGGCCGACCTCGACGGCGTCGCGGTGGTCAAGGTCGGCGGCAACGAGGACGCGATCCGCGCCGCCTCGCAGCGCTTCCTGACCCAGCAGCGCGAGGTCGACACGTTCACCACCGAGGTCCTGGCCGGTTCGCTGCGCGCCATCGTGGGTCGGTTGACGGTCGAGGAGATCATCAAGGACCGCGCCACGTTCGCGTCGGCCGTTGCCGAGGAAGCCGAGACGTCGCTGACCAACCAGGGTCTGACGCTCGACACCTTCCAGTTGCAGGACATCCAGGCCGAGGGTGACTACCTCAACGACCTCGGACGCCCGGAAGCGGCCCGCGTCGAGCAGACCGCCAAGATCGCCGAGGCCCGCGCCAACCAGGCCGCCGAGGAGGAGCGCCTCCGCGCCGAGGAGGCGGTCGCGATCCAGAACCGCCAGCTCCAGCTGAAGAACGCCGAGATCAAGGCCGAGACCGACGAGGCCCAGGCGCAGGCGGCTGCCGCTGGTCCGCTGCGCGAGGCGGCGCGCAACCGCGAGGTCATCCAGGAGCAGGAGCTGGTCGCCGAGCGCGAAGCGGCCCTCCGCGACCGCCAGCTCGACACGGAGGTGCGCAAGCCCGCCGACGCCGAGCGCTACCGCATCGAGCAGGAGGCCGAGGCCCGCAAGAACTCGGCCATCTTCGACGCCGAGGCCGAGAAGGCCCGCCGTGCCCGTATGGCCGAAGCGGTCGAGCTCGAGGGTCGCGCCGAGGCCGAGGCGATCCGCGCCAAGGGTGAGGCCGAAGCCGAAGCCCGCCGCAAGAACGCCGAGGCGTTCAACCTCTACGGTCAGGCTGCCACGCTCGACCTGATCACCGCGGTCCTGCCCGAGCTGGTCAGCGCCGCGAGCGAGCCGCTGAGCGCCGTCGAGCGGATGACCGTCATCTCGACCGACGGTGCCTCCGAGATCGCCAAGACGGTGGCCAGCAACGTCGAGCAGGGGATGCAGATCGGGTCGGACCTGACCGGTCTCGACCTGCGCGCCCTGCTCGCCCGCCTCGGCGGCGAGGAGGACGACGACAGCGCGAGCGCGACCGGCTGA
- a CDS encoding GNAT family N-acetyltransferase, whose product MAATLTFTTEDPSAEDVRALLGRHLAFSRAITPPEHAYIVEADGLDDPGITLVGARRDGVLLGVGAIRELDADHAELKSMHVLDAARGGGIGRALAQHLLSLAAERSYRRLSLETGTDPVFTSARGLYASLGFEPCGPFGDYTASPFNTFMALDLGR is encoded by the coding sequence ATGGCCGCGACGCTCACCTTCACCACCGAGGATCCCAGCGCCGAGGACGTCCGCGCGCTGCTGGGCCGACACCTGGCCTTCAGTCGCGCGATCACGCCACCCGAGCACGCCTACATCGTGGAGGCCGACGGCCTCGACGACCCGGGCATCACCCTCGTCGGCGCTCGCCGCGACGGTGTCCTGCTCGGGGTCGGTGCCATCCGCGAGCTCGACGCCGACCACGCCGAGCTGAAGTCGATGCACGTCCTCGACGCCGCCCGGGGCGGGGGTATCGGCCGGGCGTTGGCCCAACACCTGCTGTCGCTCGCGGCCGAGCGCAGCTACCGGCGTCTGAGCCTCGAGACCGGGACCGATCCGGTCTTCACGTCGGCCCGGGGGCTCTACGCCAGCCTCGGGTTCGAGCCCTGCGGCCCCTTCGGCGACTACACCGCCAGCCCCTTCAACACCTTCATGGCCCTCGACCTCGGCCGGTGA
- a CDS encoding GntR family transcriptional regulator has protein sequence MVLLRIDPNGAGPLHERIAGAVRRAVADGDVVPGEVLPAARDLAGAVGVNVNTVLRAYRDLRDEGLLELRRGRGATVRRAAVDRARLTELADALLAEAARVGMTREDLHTLLEDRS, from the coding sequence ATGGTGCTCCTGCGGATCGATCCGAACGGCGCTGGCCCGCTCCACGAGCGGATCGCCGGCGCGGTGCGGCGTGCCGTTGCCGACGGTGACGTCGTCCCCGGTGAGGTGCTGCCGGCGGCCCGTGACCTCGCTGGCGCCGTCGGCGTCAACGTCAACACCGTGCTGCGGGCGTACCGCGACCTGCGCGACGAGGGCCTGCTCGAGCTCCGTCGAGGACGCGGCGCGACCGTCCGTCGCGCCGCCGTCGACCGTGCGCGCCTGACCGAGCTCGCCGACGCGCTGCTGGCCGAGGCGGCCCGGGTCGGGATGACGCGCGAGGACCTGCACACCCTGCTGGAGGACCGGTCATGA
- the dnaX gene encoding DNA polymerase III subunit gamma/tau, with the protein MAYVSLYRRYRPASFEDIVGQKHVIQTLVNALEEDRLHHAYLFTGPRGTGKTSTARILAKAINCEQGPTSRPCGTCGQCAAITDGSSVDVIELDMASHGGVDDARDLRDKALFAPASARRKVYILDEVHMASTAAFNALLKLIEEPPGHVLFAMATTDPQKVLPTILSRVQRLDLRRVAADEVGQLVQRVCENEGYTIEDAAVEAVVRAGDGSVRDTLSVLEQVLAFAGNLESGGGAVTAEAVGSVLGHTPLERVVEAVDLLGARDLAGLLGLVQGLADDGHDLRRFTLDLVQHVRDLLVLQVAPDHPDLVDATDDRRRRLQAQTAVLPQAALLRAVARLADTLAEQRQGTPRLPLELALATLATPGADGDVVELGDRVARLEAGALPAPHRPAATTATEGGAAAPAERVSTAPVGDARAAARAAAAEAGRRPAPQPADTVPPPTPDPQPVPDPTPVPTPVPDPTPVPTPDPVPDPTPDPVPDPTPDPVPDPTPEPVPAPEPVADAAPEPVADAAPEPATAAPGPTSDDPFEQVEARWDGILELVKERSRRVHAVFLPATPLRVRNRILSLRYPKRYASFHGANAGKGEFSDVLVEAIQRSTGLKLRIDVVIEGDDARRPSPPSVTPDDARTPVLDDGPSPTEEAAVREAEQAAPAAPNAAATDALLASELGAELLEHRPAPTET; encoded by the coding sequence GTGGCGTACGTCTCGCTGTACCGCCGGTACCGGCCCGCGAGCTTCGAGGACATCGTCGGGCAGAAGCACGTGATCCAGACCCTCGTCAACGCCCTCGAGGAGGACCGGCTCCACCACGCGTACCTGTTCACGGGGCCGCGAGGGACCGGCAAGACCTCCACGGCTCGCATCCTGGCGAAGGCCATCAACTGCGAGCAGGGCCCGACGTCGCGGCCGTGCGGCACCTGCGGGCAGTGCGCGGCGATCACCGACGGGTCCTCGGTCGACGTGATCGAGCTCGACATGGCGTCCCACGGCGGCGTCGACGATGCCCGGGACCTGCGCGACAAGGCGCTGTTCGCCCCCGCCAGCGCCCGCCGCAAGGTGTACATCCTCGACGAGGTGCACATGGCCTCGACCGCGGCGTTCAACGCGCTGCTCAAGCTGATCGAGGAACCACCGGGACACGTGCTGTTCGCGATGGCGACCACCGACCCCCAGAAGGTCCTGCCCACCATCCTCTCGCGGGTCCAGCGGCTGGACCTCCGCCGGGTGGCCGCGGACGAGGTCGGCCAGCTCGTGCAGCGGGTCTGCGAGAACGAGGGCTACACGATCGAGGACGCCGCGGTCGAGGCGGTGGTCCGCGCCGGTGACGGCTCGGTCCGTGACACCCTCTCGGTCCTCGAGCAGGTGCTCGCCTTCGCGGGCAACCTCGAGTCCGGCGGTGGTGCGGTGACGGCCGAGGCGGTCGGTTCGGTGCTCGGTCACACCCCGCTCGAGCGGGTCGTCGAGGCGGTCGACCTCCTCGGTGCGCGCGACCTCGCGGGGCTGCTCGGGCTGGTGCAGGGCCTGGCCGACGACGGCCACGACCTTCGCCGGTTCACCCTCGACCTCGTCCAGCACGTCCGCGATCTGCTCGTCCTGCAGGTCGCGCCGGATCACCCCGACCTCGTGGATGCGACCGACGACCGGCGTCGGCGTCTGCAGGCGCAGACCGCCGTGCTCCCCCAAGCGGCGCTCCTGCGGGCCGTCGCCCGGCTGGCCGACACGCTCGCCGAACAACGCCAGGGCACCCCCCGGCTGCCCCTCGAGCTGGCGCTCGCCACCCTGGCGACGCCTGGTGCGGACGGTGACGTCGTTGAGCTCGGCGACCGCGTCGCACGCCTCGAGGCGGGCGCGCTGCCTGCTCCCCACCGCCCAGCGGCGACCACGGCCACCGAGGGTGGTGCGGCCGCACCGGCCGAGCGGGTCTCGACCGCCCCGGTCGGCGATGCCCGCGCCGCCGCTCGTGCTGCCGCCGCCGAGGCGGGGCGCCGACCGGCACCACAGCCGGCCGACACGGTCCCACCACCGACCCCCGATCCGCAGCCGGTGCCCGACCCGACGCCCGTGCCGACCCCGGTGCCCGATCCGACGCCCGTGCCGACGCCGGATCCGGTGCCCGACCCGACGCCGGATCCGGTGCCCGACCCGACGCCGGATCCGGTGCCCGACCCGACACCGGAGCCCGTGCCCGCCCCGGAACCGGTGGCCGACGCGGCACCTGAACCGGTGGCCGATGCGGCACCTGAACCGGCGACGGCCGCACCCGGACCGACCTCGGACGACCCGTTCGAACAGGTCGAGGCGCGCTGGGACGGCATCCTCGAGCTGGTCAAGGAACGCTCGCGCCGGGTCCACGCGGTGTTCCTGCCGGCGACCCCGCTGCGGGTTCGCAACCGCATCCTGTCGCTGCGCTACCCCAAGCGGTACGCCTCGTTCCACGGCGCCAACGCCGGCAAGGGTGAGTTCAGCGACGTGCTCGTCGAGGCGATCCAGCGGTCCACGGGCCTCAAGCTGCGCATCGACGTGGTCATCGAGGGGGACGATGCCCGGCGGCCCTCACCGCCGTCGGTGACCCCCGACGACGCGCGGACACCGGTGCTGGACGACGGCCCGTCACCGACCGAGGAAGCGGCCGTGCGCGAGGCGGAACAGGCCGCACCCGCGGCCCCGAACGCTGCGGCGACCGACGCGCTCCTCGCCAGCGAACTGGGCGCCGAACTGCTCGAGCACCGGCCGGCCCCGACCGAGACCTGA